The Pleurodeles waltl isolate 20211129_DDA chromosome 6, aPleWal1.hap1.20221129, whole genome shotgun sequence genome has a segment encoding these proteins:
- the INKA2 gene encoding PAK4-inhibitor INKA2 isoform X2, whose amino-acid sequence MERRGMDVYLRRLKQELVSMKEVGDGLHEQMNCMMGALQELKLLQVQTALEQMEISGGPSIQTSTGGQCQCFWEGHKAVSGRRECRPHQEQSPIVERFSEESQSYFSSRSTNVFSTDSSLGSGQRHTFLPFRTMNSERDLSETVSTSSTLPAMECWTPGTCQSVSSDYESLPHTGAVHPREVPTSHDRGCQESSVCDDTEDWTSSLMSQSRNRQPLVLGDNIFADLVENWLDLPEVDKKGEKEDPSLPSSKSQEVCRKFSLTASIFKKFFRSVRPDKSKLLKEKPGWLLASDKGVDIPKRSKKLTKQKGTFYFSFHNNIHSGCRMAEKCTNKEPSKEKARVCTKRVNTPTDHARNGFDFNTVVWV is encoded by the coding sequence GTGTCCATGAAGGAAGTAGGAGACGGGCTGCATGAACAGATGAACTGTATGATGGGCGCCCTGCAAGAACTGAAACTCCTCCAGGTCCAGACGGCTCTAGAGCAGATGGAAATTTCAGGGGGTCCTTCGATTCAGACTTCCACTGGCGGCCAATGCCAGTGCTTCTGGGAGGGCCATAAGGCGGTGAGTGGAAGGAGAGAGTGCAGACCTCATCAGGAGCAGTCGCCTATCGTCGAAAGATTTTCAGAAGAAAGCCAGTCATACTTTTCCTCACGCTCCACCAATGTGTTTAGCACAGACTCCTCATTGGGCAGTGGCCAAAGGCACACGTTCCTGCCTTTTAGAACTATGAATAGTGAAAGGGATCTTTCAGAGACTGTGTCCACTTCATCCACTCTGCCTGCCATGGAATGCTGGACTCCCGGGACATGTCAATCAGTGAGCTCAGATTATGAAAGCCTACCTCACACAGGTGCAGTCCACCCTCGTGAAGTACCTACAAGCCATGATCGAGGATGCCAAGAAAGCAGCGTCTGCGACGACACTGAAGACTGGACCTCTTCCCTCATGTCTCAGAGTAGGAATCGCCAACCACTTGTCCTGGGAGACAACATTTTTGCAGATCTGGTGGAGAACTGGCTGGATCTACCGGAAGTAGACAAAAAGGGAGAGAAGGAGGACCCTTCATTGCCTAGCAGCAAATCCCAAGAGGTCTGCAGGAAATTTTCCTTGACAGCAAGCATCTTTAAAAAGTTCTTCAGGAGTGTGAGGCCGGATAAGTCGAAACTGCTGAAGGAGAAACCAGGCTGGCTTCTAGCCAGTGACAAAGGAGTTGACATTCCCAAGCGCTCAAAAAAGCTCACTAAGCAAAAAgggacattttatttttcatttcataatAATATACACAGTGGTTGCAGAatggcagaaaaatgcacaaacaaGGAGCCTAGCAAGGAAAAGGCCAGGGTTTGCACCAAGAGAGTAAACACTCCTACAGACCATGCCCGAAATGGGTTTGACTTCAACACTGTAGTTTGGGTATGA
- the INKA2 gene encoding PAK4-inhibitor INKA2 isoform X3, whose amino-acid sequence MKEVGDGLHEQMNCMMGALQELKLLQVQTALEQMEISGGPSIQTSTGGQCQCFWEGHKAVSGRRECRPHQEQSPIVERFSEESQSYFSSRSTNVFSTDSSLGSGQRHTFLPFRTMNSERDLSETVSTSSTLPAMECWTPGTCQSVSSDYESLPHTGAVHPREVPTSHDRGCQESSVCDDTEDWTSSLMSQSRNRQPLVLGDNIFADLVENWLDLPEVDKKGEKEDPSLPSSKSQEVCRKFSLTASIFKKFFRSVRPDKSKLLKEKPGWLLASDKGVDIPKRSKKLTKQKGTFYFSFHNNIHSGCRMAEKCTNKEPSKEKARVCTKRVNTPTDHARNGFDFNTVVWV is encoded by the coding sequence ATGAAGGAAGTAGGAGACGGGCTGCATGAACAGATGAACTGTATGATGGGCGCCCTGCAAGAACTGAAACTCCTCCAGGTCCAGACGGCTCTAGAGCAGATGGAAATTTCAGGGGGTCCTTCGATTCAGACTTCCACTGGCGGCCAATGCCAGTGCTTCTGGGAGGGCCATAAGGCGGTGAGTGGAAGGAGAGAGTGCAGACCTCATCAGGAGCAGTCGCCTATCGTCGAAAGATTTTCAGAAGAAAGCCAGTCATACTTTTCCTCACGCTCCACCAATGTGTTTAGCACAGACTCCTCATTGGGCAGTGGCCAAAGGCACACGTTCCTGCCTTTTAGAACTATGAATAGTGAAAGGGATCTTTCAGAGACTGTGTCCACTTCATCCACTCTGCCTGCCATGGAATGCTGGACTCCCGGGACATGTCAATCAGTGAGCTCAGATTATGAAAGCCTACCTCACACAGGTGCAGTCCACCCTCGTGAAGTACCTACAAGCCATGATCGAGGATGCCAAGAAAGCAGCGTCTGCGACGACACTGAAGACTGGACCTCTTCCCTCATGTCTCAGAGTAGGAATCGCCAACCACTTGTCCTGGGAGACAACATTTTTGCAGATCTGGTGGAGAACTGGCTGGATCTACCGGAAGTAGACAAAAAGGGAGAGAAGGAGGACCCTTCATTGCCTAGCAGCAAATCCCAAGAGGTCTGCAGGAAATTTTCCTTGACAGCAAGCATCTTTAAAAAGTTCTTCAGGAGTGTGAGGCCGGATAAGTCGAAACTGCTGAAGGAGAAACCAGGCTGGCTTCTAGCCAGTGACAAAGGAGTTGACATTCCCAAGCGCTCAAAAAAGCTCACTAAGCAAAAAgggacattttatttttcatttcataatAATATACACAGTGGTTGCAGAatggcagaaaaatgcacaaacaaGGAGCCTAGCAAGGAAAAGGCCAGGGTTTGCACCAAGAGAGTAAACACTCCTACAGACCATGCCCGAAATGGGTTTGACTTCAACACTGTAGTTTGGGTATGA
- the INKA2 gene encoding PAK4-inhibitor INKA2 isoform X1 has translation MERRGMDVYLRRLKQELVRETSVSMKEVGDGLHEQMNCMMGALQELKLLQVQTALEQMEISGGPSIQTSTGGQCQCFWEGHKAVSGRRECRPHQEQSPIVERFSEESQSYFSSRSTNVFSTDSSLGSGQRHTFLPFRTMNSERDLSETVSTSSTLPAMECWTPGTCQSVSSDYESLPHTGAVHPREVPTSHDRGCQESSVCDDTEDWTSSLMSQSRNRQPLVLGDNIFADLVENWLDLPEVDKKGEKEDPSLPSSKSQEVCRKFSLTASIFKKFFRSVRPDKSKLLKEKPGWLLASDKGVDIPKRSKKLTKQKGTFYFSFHNNIHSGCRMAEKCTNKEPSKEKARVCTKRVNTPTDHARNGFDFNTVVWV, from the coding sequence GTGTCCATGAAGGAAGTAGGAGACGGGCTGCATGAACAGATGAACTGTATGATGGGCGCCCTGCAAGAACTGAAACTCCTCCAGGTCCAGACGGCTCTAGAGCAGATGGAAATTTCAGGGGGTCCTTCGATTCAGACTTCCACTGGCGGCCAATGCCAGTGCTTCTGGGAGGGCCATAAGGCGGTGAGTGGAAGGAGAGAGTGCAGACCTCATCAGGAGCAGTCGCCTATCGTCGAAAGATTTTCAGAAGAAAGCCAGTCATACTTTTCCTCACGCTCCACCAATGTGTTTAGCACAGACTCCTCATTGGGCAGTGGCCAAAGGCACACGTTCCTGCCTTTTAGAACTATGAATAGTGAAAGGGATCTTTCAGAGACTGTGTCCACTTCATCCACTCTGCCTGCCATGGAATGCTGGACTCCCGGGACATGTCAATCAGTGAGCTCAGATTATGAAAGCCTACCTCACACAGGTGCAGTCCACCCTCGTGAAGTACCTACAAGCCATGATCGAGGATGCCAAGAAAGCAGCGTCTGCGACGACACTGAAGACTGGACCTCTTCCCTCATGTCTCAGAGTAGGAATCGCCAACCACTTGTCCTGGGAGACAACATTTTTGCAGATCTGGTGGAGAACTGGCTGGATCTACCGGAAGTAGACAAAAAGGGAGAGAAGGAGGACCCTTCATTGCCTAGCAGCAAATCCCAAGAGGTCTGCAGGAAATTTTCCTTGACAGCAAGCATCTTTAAAAAGTTCTTCAGGAGTGTGAGGCCGGATAAGTCGAAACTGCTGAAGGAGAAACCAGGCTGGCTTCTAGCCAGTGACAAAGGAGTTGACATTCCCAAGCGCTCAAAAAAGCTCACTAAGCAAAAAgggacattttatttttcatttcataatAATATACACAGTGGTTGCAGAatggcagaaaaatgcacaaacaaGGAGCCTAGCAAGGAAAAGGCCAGGGTTTGCACCAAGAGAGTAAACACTCCTACAGACCATGCCCGAAATGGGTTTGACTTCAACACTGTAGTTTGGGTATGA